One Primulina tabacum isolate GXHZ01 chromosome 10, ASM2559414v2, whole genome shotgun sequence DNA segment encodes these proteins:
- the LOC142505053 gene encoding uncharacterized protein LOC142505053, with protein MAKAITYQDIVERALLADHYEQEIEKERKLRRQAFQARGQGTSANVLCGYKAKGKIEKHNKPSAPSSDTERPLCPKCGKPHKGECLVESVRRYRCKEMGHTAQKCPLSSDKGKVQGRIFTMTKEGVNPDSSIISGNILISCKEALTLIDIGATHSFMSEVFMHSLSREPTVMSLQFNIMLPSDDEICHTSILTACPVQIGSRLLYADFIVISMAAFDVILGMDWLSAYRAVIDCVEKTMKFLIDDHENNEIDVIRDSNVKLQNIEVVQEYPDVFADDVPRLPPDREVELVIELSPGTAPILKAPYRMAPSEMKELKNQLQELLDKGYYRRFIADFSKNALPLTSLTRKTIEFEWTIECQQAFQTLKDKLTSALVLVLPRGTEDFAVYTDASKQGLGAVLMQRGKVIAYASRQLKEYEKNYPTHDLEFAAVKELNMMQHRWLELVKDYDCTISYHPGKANAVVDALSRKSNYLLGSMIQKPLSLDSQRNEITLVKIEHQRPTGTLLSLPIPQWKWEHITMDFLTGLSRTPKGYNSIWVIVVRLTKSAHFLRVKTTFTMNQYAEVYVSEIVRLHGIHVSIVFDRDPRFNSKFWKSLHRALGTMLAFSTSYHPQSDGQSERVIRKIKKGLSQEEEVICIEKGEKLLNLMCFNDGLRPILRRDVRVACPTTYAIAVSRALAAEQDQKDIENDRQGKRPYQAPQQHHSQQQQFKRPFQGQQGKRPFQGLRKGKCPIPQKKAP; from the exons ATGGCAAAAGCGATCACTTATCAAGACATAGTTGAGCGAGCCTTACTTGCCGATCACTATGAACAAGAGATTGAAAAGGAGCGGAAGTTAAGAAGGCAAGCTTTTCAAGCGAGAGGGCAAGGAACAAGTGCTAATGTTCTATGTGGCTATAAGGCAAAAGGCAAGATAGAGAAACACAATAAACCTTCTGCGCCTTCTTCAGATACGGAGCGACCGTTATGTCCTAAGTGTGGCAAGCCACACAAGGGTGAGTGTTTGGTTGAAAGCGTTCGACGTTATCGATGCAAGGAAATGGGGCATACCGCACAGAAGTGTCCTCTCTCCTCTGACAAAGGAAAGGTTCAGGGTAGAATCTTTACAATGACAAAAGAAGGTGTCAATCCtgattcttcaatcatatcaggTAATATTCTAATATCTTGCAAGGAAGCACTTACGTTGATTGATATTGGTGCGACTCATTCCTTTATGTCTGAAGTATTTATGCATTCTTTATCTCGCGAACCTACTGTCATGTCGTTACAGTTTAATATTATGTTGCCCTCTGATGATGAGATTTGTCATACTAGTATCCTTACAGCATGTCCGGTACAGATAGGTTCGAGATTGTTGTATGCTGACTTTATTGTGATTTCGATGGCTGCTTTTGATGTTatattgggtatggactggttaTCTGCTTATCGTGCAGTAATTGATTGTGTGGAAAAGACCATGAAGTTTTTGATTGATGACCATGAGAATAATGAAATT GATGTGATTAGGGACAGTAATGTGAAATTACAGAATATTGAAGTGGTTCAGGAATATCCTGACGTATTTGCTGATGATGTGCCTAGGTTACCTCCTGATCGAGAGGTAGAgcttgttattgaattgagtcCAGGTACAGCCCCAATTTTaaaagctccgtacagaatggctccAAGTGAGATGAAGGAATTGAAGAATCAATTGCAGGAGTTATTAGATAAAG ggTATTACAGAAGATTCATAGCGGATTTTTCGAAGAATGCATTGCCATTGACGAGTTTGACGCGAAAGACTATCGAGTTTGAATGGACCATAGAATGCCAACAAGCATTTCAAacattgaaagataagttgacttcTGCCCTTGTATTAGTACTTCCTCGTGGTACTGAGGATTTTGCTgtatatacagatgcttcaaagCAGGGGTTAGGTGCTGTGTTGATGCAACGTGGGAAAGTGATtgcttatgcttctcgacagctaaaagaatacgagaagaattatcccacaCATGATTTGGAGTTTGCGGCTGTg aaagaattgaatatgatgcAGCATAGGTGGTTGGAATTagtaaaagactatgattgcaccattagctatcatcccgGAAAAGCTAATGCGGTTGTGGATGCTTTAAGTCGTAAATCCAATTATTTATTGGGTTCCATGATTCAGAAACCGTTGTCACTTGATTCGCAAaggaatgaaataactctg gttaagattGAGCATCAAAGACCTACTGGGACTTTGTTATCTCTTCCAATACCTCAATGGAAGTGGGAAcacatcaccatggactttttaaCGGGACTTTCAAGAACACCAAAGGGTTACAACTccatatgggtgattgttgtcAGGTTAACCAAGTCGGCTCATTTTCTCCGGGTCAAGACAACATTTACAATGAACCAGTATGCTGAGGTCTATGTATCTGAGATTGTAAGACTTCATGGAATCCATGTGTCAATTGTATTTGATCGTGACCCGAGGTTTAATTCTAaattctggaagagtttgcacagagccttgggcACCATGTTGGCCTTTAGCacatcatatcatcctcaaagcgACGGGCAGTCTGAAAGG GTGATAAGAAAGATTAAAAAGGGATTGTCCCAAGAagaagaagtcatatgcatagaaAAAGGGGAAAAACTTTTGAAT CTTATGTGTTTCAATGATGGATTAcgaccgatcttgcgccgtgatgttagagtTGCTTGTCCTACCACTTATGCTATTGCCGTGtcgagagccttggcggcagagcaggaccagaaagATATTGAgaatgacaggcagggcaagaggccttaTCAGGCACCCCAGCAGCATCACTCACAGCAACAGCAGTTCAAGAGACCTTTCCAGGGACAGCAAGgaaagaggccatttcagggactGCGGAAAGGCAAATGTCCTATTCCACAAAAGAAGGCTCCTTAG